AATAAAATCGCCAAGTTGATCGGCGCGAGTGAAGGCGAGGTTGTTCTCGCTGACAGCACGTCTGTAAATCTTTTTAAAACCCTTGTTTCCGCATTGCACCTGAACCCCGGCCGCAGAAAAATCATCAGCGAGAAGGGTAATTTCCCGACGGACCTATACATTATTGATGGTGTGCGTCAGTTAACCGGCGAGCACTATACCGTTGAGACCCATGAGCGTGCAGACGTTATGGATGCGATTGGTGATGATACTGCTGTGGTGCTGCTCACCCATGTGCATTATGTCTCTGGTGAGATATTTCCAATGGCTGAAATCACGGAAAAAGCCCATGCATGCGGTGCTTTGACGGTATGGGACTTGAGCCATTCGGTAGGTGCTGTGGAAACTGAACTGAATGCAACAAAAGCTGATTTTGCGGTGGGCTGCGGCTACAAGCACTTAAATGGTGGCCCCGGTGCGCCAGCCTTTTTGTTTGCAGCCAAACGCCATCATGGGGCGATGAAAAATCCCATCAGCGGGTGGTTCAGTCACAAGGCTCCGTTTCAGTTTGTGGATGAGTTTGAGCCAACAGAAGGCATCGGCCGTATGCTTACAGGCACTACCGCCGTGCTGGGTGGTTCCGCGCTTGAGGCAGGGCTTGATCTCATGTTGGAAACTGAAAATAGCGTGCGGTTCCAGAAGCAGCAGAAGCTTAACGCTACCTTCCAAGCGCTTGTATTGCAGGAATGCGGTGGGTTGGGCCTTGAAGTGGTATCACCCCAAGATGCGTCTGACCGTGGCGCGCATATCTCTTTCAGGCACAATGATGGTTACGCCATCATGCAGAACCTGATTGATATGGGTGTGATTGGTGATTTCCGTGCGCCAGATAGGATGCGGTTTGGTTTCTCCCCGCTCTTTATGTCGTTTGAAAGCCTTTATCATGCGGTGGAAATTTTGCGGGATATTCTTAAAAGCAAATCCTATCAGCAGGAAAAATACCAGACAGTGAATAAGGTGACTTAAGCTCCGCCTTATCACGTGAAAAAGGGCGCCGAACGCGCCCTTTTTTTATGCCTGATCTTCAATGTTTTTTGCAAAGCTGTGATGCCGTTTTGGCCTTGCTTTGTGCTGCCATTCAAGTTGCTGTATGCGCGCTTTAGGCTGTACGGAATAAGCTTGCGCCTGCCCGGCTTGATACTGTTTTTCCCAGTCATCATTCTCTAGCTTTACGCCGTACCAGGCCGCCGATTGCCGTACTATGAAGGGATTCCACATAAAGGGCCTGCCCATAGCAACCAGATCGGCCCTGCGGGTGTGAAGAAGGGTGTTGATCTGCCCAGCATCCGTGATAGCGCCAACCGCCATGGTTGCCACTTTTGGTACATTGCGGATTGCCTCAGAAAAACCGGCTTGAAACATGCGGCCATAAACAGGCTTCTGGTCTGGCACTGTTTGCCCGGCTGATACATCGATCAAATCGCAACCCGCTTCAGAAAATGCTTCTGCGATAGCGAAGGTATCGGCCTCTGAGATGCCGCCTTCTTTCCAGTCACTGGCTGATATACGTACAGACATTGGTTTTTCCTCGGGCCATACCGTGCGCATTGCTTTGAATAGTTGAAGGGGGAACCGCATCCGGTTTTCTATGTTGCCGCCATAATTGTCCGTACGGGTGTTGGTAAGCGGTGACAGGAAACTGGCGAGCAGATACCCGTGGGCACAGTGAAGCTCAAGCATATCAAACCCAGCACGGTTCGCCCGCTCTGCTGCCTGCACGAAATCAGCTGTGATGGCCGCCATGCCGGCTTCACCAAGTTCCTTGGGTGTCTGGCTGATGCCATCAAAATACGGAATAGGAGACGCGGAAACTAGCGGCCAGTTTTTGCTCTCATCTTCAATGGGGTAATCCATTTTCTCCCACCCTAACTGGGTGGAGCCTTTCCTGCCTGAATGCCCCAGCTGCATACAGATTTTGGTGCCTGTGTTTTCGTGCACAAAATCCACAATCCGCTTCCACCCGGCTTCTTGCTCGTCTGACCACATGCCGGGGCAACCAAGGGTGATGCGGGCATCAGGCGATGGACAGGTCATTTCTGTGAACATCATACCCATGCCGCCACGCGCCGCGCCGCTGTAATGCACAAAATGCCAGTCGGTCAGATTGCCGTTTTCATCAGCGCTATATTGCGCCATGGGGGACATAACCGTGCGGTTTCTCAGTTCCATATCCCGTAATTTGAATTTGGTGAACATGGGCGTAGGGCGACTTTCGCGGTAATCATAACCGCTTTCACGGAAATACCGCTCATACCATTCGGTGTCTGCGGCTTCGATAAAGGCCGGGTCCCGCACGATCAAATTATCATATGTTACTGATTTTGCCCGGCACATTACCACCATGGCGAACTGGTAGGGGTCCATATCCCACGAGCGGTCCATATGCTCGAACCATGCAAGTGATACATCCGCATTATGCTGTACGATCTGGGCTGGCACTCTGCGGCTTTTATCATAAGCGGCAAAGGCTGCTTCATGCCCATCTGTCTCAAGGTGTTTGATCACTGCTTCATAAAGGCCGATGGCACAGTCCATTGCCAGCTTGGAACCGGAACCGATTGAGAAATGAGCTGATGCTTTTGCGTCTCCCAAAATCACCATTTTGCCCACAGACCAGTTGTTACAGAAAATGCGAGGGAACTGTCGCCAATGGGACCGGTTCAGTATCAGAGGGTGGCCTTGAAGTTCGTCTGCAAAAAGAGCTTCCAGTTTTTTAGCGCTGCCTTCTTCATCAAATTCCTCAAACCCGTGCGCCTGCCAGCAGGCATCAGACATTTCAAAAATCCAGGTAGAGTGCTTGTCTTCATACTGGTAGGTGTGTGCGCAAATGGCGCCGTGTTCGGTCTCTTTGAAGAAATACGTAAAATCAGAAAGCGGGCGGGTGGAGCCCATCCAGCAGAAGCGGTTGCTTTTCATGGAAACGCTGACATCAAAGCCTTCTGGTCCTTTGTGTGCTTCGCGTACGGCAGAGCCAATGCCGTCGGATACAAGAATCATATCAGAATCAGCAAACCGAGTCTCAATTGTGGCTGGATCAATGGTTTCCTCGAAATACATTTTCACACCCAGCTCGCGGCAGCGCTCTTGAAATACACTCAGGAGATGCACGCGGGATGTGCCGCAAAAGCCATTACCTTCACAGGTCATCATCTCGCCCTTGAAGGCGATATTGATATCATCCCAATAAGCAAACTCTTCCCGCATGCGGGTGTAGGTCTCTTTGTCCCGGCTTTCATATTCATCAAGGGAAGCATCAGAGAATACAACGCCAAAACCAAAGGTATCGTCGGCGCTGTTTCGCTCATAAAGCTCAATATCCCAGTTGGGGCGTGCTTTTTTAGTGAGTAACGCGAAATAGAGCCCACCCGGCCCGCCACCGATAATGGAGATTTTCACCGTTTATTCTCCCTGCGTCATTAAAGTGAGTACGCTTTTCCTACGTACAAGACGTACCGTAGATTACAGGAAAAAACAATGTTTAAGCTTAAACTAAAAATAAAACGTAGTGCGATTAGTGAATAAATTTATTGAATTATAAGGGTAAATTGACAGCTATTATTATTTTATATATAAAATATATGAAAATGGAGGGGTTCGTGGCGCTAGATGAAAAACATGTACTGGTAACAGGTGGTGGTACAGGTATTGGTGCTGCTATTGCGCAGTCTCTCGCACATGCAGGTGCCAGCGTTACTATTGCCAGCCGTAACCTGGACCGCCTTCAAGAACTTGCCTCCACCAGCGATAATATCTCAGCCATTTCCCTTGACGTGACAAATGCCGGTCATGTCGCTGAAGTATTCGCGGGTCTTGGTGATGTAGATATCCTGATCAATAATGCGGGTGCTGCATTAACGGCGCCTTTCCATAAAATGTCCGAAGAAATCTGGTCGCAGATGCTCGGTGTGAATCTCACTGGCACTTTCCTCTGTACACAGGCAGCACTTGCACCCATGAAAATGAAAAACTGGGGCCGAATTATAAATATTGCCAGCACGGCGGCGCACAAAGGCTATGCTTATACTTCGGCTTACTGTGCGGCCAAGCACGGTGTGGTGGGGATGACCAAGGCTTTAGCGCTTGAGCTTGCGGGCACAGGTATCACTGCCAACTGTGTGTGCCCTGGTTTTACAGATACTCAAATTGTGGCGGATGCTATTGAGAATATCACTGCAAAAACCGGGCGCAGTGAAGAAGAAGCCCTCGGTGAACTGGTGAAAGGTAACCCGCAAAAGCGCCTTATTGAACCGGAAGAAGTCGCAAATGCGGTACTGTGGCTTTGCCGTGATGAAAGCAGGTCTATCACCGGGCAAAGCATTAATGTTGCAGGTGGGGAAGTGATGTGATGGAACAGCCGCGCACCCGCCGCCGGGAAAAACAGAATCTGCGTATCTGGCTGAAGATGCTATCATCCACCGGTAAGGTGGAAAAACATGTGCGTTCGCGCCTCAGGGAAGATTTTGAAACCACGCTCCCTCGGTTTGATGTGCTGGCGGAACTTTACCGTCGCCCAAACGGTGTAACTATGGGGGAACTATCCAGCATGTTGATGGTTTCCAACGGCAACCTCACGGGGCTCGCGAACCGGTTGCAGCAAGATGGTTTGATCCTGAAGGCACCAATGCCGACAGACAAGCGTACGCACCTTCTTTACATCACCCGTGAAGGTAAAAGCCGGTTTGAAGAAATGGCCAAGGAACATGAAACATGGGTGGGTGAGTTTTTCAAAAACTTCAAAGATGAAGAACTGGCACAGTTGCTGACCTTATTATCCAAAATTGAGTATGCCGCCGACATGGGGGGCATCGAGGAGACAGACGATGAGCTTTGATCCGCAAACTTATAAGCCGGAACATTTTCTGTGGGAATTTGAAGATGGTATTGCGACAGTAAGGCTTGATCGCCCCGAGCGGAAAAACCCCCTAACATTCCAGTCTTATGCGGAACTAAGGGACACATTCCGCGCCCTTACCTACGTTAAGGAAGTGAAGGTTGTGGTGTTTGCGCCGAACGGCGGTAACTTCAGTTCTGGCGGTGATGTGCATGATATTATCGGCCCGCTTGTGGGCATGGATATGACCGAACTGATGGATTTCACCCGCATGACAGGTGATTTGGTGAAAGCGATCCGTAGTTGCCCGCAGCCGGTTATTGCGGCAGTAGACGGTAT
This DNA window, taken from Kordiimonas sp. SCSIO 12603, encodes the following:
- the kynU gene encoding kynureninase, encoding MAEKLTLDALKAMDAADPLKEYADRFLIPEGVIYMNGNSLGPLTKDAKKRMASAVENEWGNELIRGWNTAGWYDMSHRVGNKIAKLIGASEGEVVLADSTSVNLFKTLVSALHLNPGRRKIISEKGNFPTDLYIIDGVRQLTGEHYTVETHERADVMDAIGDDTAVVLLTHVHYVSGEIFPMAEITEKAHACGALTVWDLSHSVGAVETELNATKADFAVGCGYKHLNGGPGAPAFLFAAKRHHGAMKNPISGWFSHKAPFQFVDEFEPTEGIGRMLTGTTAVLGGSALEAGLDLMLETENSVRFQKQQKLNATFQALVLQECGGLGLEVVSPQDASDRGAHISFRHNDGYAIMQNLIDMGVIGDFRAPDRMRFGFSPLFMSFESLYHAVEILRDILKSKSYQQEKYQTVNKVT
- a CDS encoding FAD-dependent monooxygenase, translating into MKISIIGGGPGGLYFALLTKKARPNWDIELYERNSADDTFGFGVVFSDASLDEYESRDKETYTRMREEFAYWDDINIAFKGEMMTCEGNGFCGTSRVHLLSVFQERCRELGVKMYFEETIDPATIETRFADSDMILVSDGIGSAVREAHKGPEGFDVSVSMKSNRFCWMGSTRPLSDFTYFFKETEHGAICAHTYQYEDKHSTWIFEMSDACWQAHGFEEFDEEGSAKKLEALFADELQGHPLILNRSHWRQFPRIFCNNWSVGKMVILGDAKASAHFSIGSGSKLAMDCAIGLYEAVIKHLETDGHEAAFAAYDKSRRVPAQIVQHNADVSLAWFEHMDRSWDMDPYQFAMVVMCRAKSVTYDNLIVRDPAFIEAADTEWYERYFRESGYDYRESRPTPMFTKFKLRDMELRNRTVMSPMAQYSADENGNLTDWHFVHYSGAARGGMGMMFTEMTCPSPDARITLGCPGMWSDEQEAGWKRIVDFVHENTGTKICMQLGHSGRKGSTQLGWEKMDYPIEDESKNWPLVSASPIPYFDGISQTPKELGEAGMAAITADFVQAAERANRAGFDMLELHCAHGYLLASFLSPLTNTRTDNYGGNIENRMRFPLQLFKAMRTVWPEEKPMSVRISASDWKEGGISEADTFAIAEAFSEAGCDLIDVSAGQTVPDQKPVYGRMFQAGFSEAIRNVPKVATMAVGAITDAGQINTLLHTRRADLVAMGRPFMWNPFIVRQSAAWYGVKLENDDWEKQYQAGQAQAYSVQPKARIQQLEWQHKARPKRHHSFAKNIEDQA
- a CDS encoding SDR family NAD(P)-dependent oxidoreductase — protein: MEGFVALDEKHVLVTGGGTGIGAAIAQSLAHAGASVTIASRNLDRLQELASTSDNISAISLDVTNAGHVAEVFAGLGDVDILINNAGAALTAPFHKMSEEIWSQMLGVNLTGTFLCTQAALAPMKMKNWGRIINIASTAAHKGYAYTSAYCAAKHGVVGMTKALALELAGTGITANCVCPGFTDTQIVADAIENITAKTGRSEEEALGELVKGNPQKRLIEPEEVANAVLWLCRDESRSITGQSINVAGGEVM
- a CDS encoding MarR family winged helix-turn-helix transcriptional regulator produces the protein MEQPRTRRREKQNLRIWLKMLSSTGKVEKHVRSRLREDFETTLPRFDVLAELYRRPNGVTMGELSSMLMVSNGNLTGLANRLQQDGLILKAPMPTDKRTHLLYITREGKSRFEEMAKEHETWVGEFFKNFKDEELAQLLTLLSKIEYAADMGGIEETDDEL